From a region of the Nocardia sp. XZ_19_385 genome:
- a CDS encoding polyprenyl synthetase family protein, whose translation MEDALSAGPGTPTRTLSSATNGSAEVNGAASATPRLGAPGFVTAVEKALTEFFAAKRTTVEPLGLPFVESAEALELFVLRGGKRTRPAFAWTGWLGAGGNPDAPEAAAVLSACAALELVQACALIHDDIIDSSRTRRRFPTVHVDFEQRHRERGWTGDSAHFGTSVAILIGDLALAWADDMVHASGLDDAAISRFAPVWALMRTEVLGGQLLDINGEAGGDDSVEAALRINRYKTAAYTVERPLHLGAAIADADAGLFEAYREFGTDIGIAFQLRDDLLGVFGDPAVTGKPSGDDLREGKRTVLLAEALRRADATDVAAAKLLRTSIGTDLSADDVERLRAVLTELGAVDDVEVRIADLTERGLAAIETSSATESAKQSLRAMALAATRRTA comes from the coding sequence TTGGAGGATGCCCTGTCCGCCGGACCAGGTACCCCGACCCGAACCCTGTCGTCGGCGACCAACGGATCCGCCGAGGTGAACGGGGCGGCCTCCGCTACTCCCCGGCTGGGCGCACCCGGCTTCGTCACCGCGGTGGAGAAGGCGCTCACCGAATTCTTCGCCGCCAAGCGCACCACCGTCGAGCCGCTGGGCCTCCCGTTCGTCGAATCCGCCGAAGCGCTCGAACTGTTCGTGCTGCGCGGCGGCAAACGCACCCGCCCGGCCTTCGCCTGGACCGGTTGGCTGGGCGCGGGCGGCAACCCGGACGCCCCCGAAGCCGCCGCTGTGCTCAGCGCCTGCGCCGCACTGGAACTGGTGCAGGCCTGCGCGCTCATCCACGACGACATCATCGACTCCTCGCGCACCCGGCGCCGTTTCCCGACCGTGCACGTCGACTTCGAACAGCGCCATCGCGAGCGCGGCTGGACCGGCGACTCCGCGCACTTCGGCACCAGCGTCGCCATCCTCATCGGGGATCTGGCCCTGGCCTGGGCCGACGACATGGTCCATGCCTCCGGCCTGGACGACGCCGCAATCTCCCGCTTCGCCCCGGTCTGGGCGCTGATGCGCACCGAGGTGCTGGGCGGGCAGCTGCTCGACATCAACGGTGAAGCCGGCGGCGACGACTCGGTCGAGGCCGCGCTGCGCATCAACCGGTACAAGACCGCCGCCTACACCGTGGAGCGCCCGCTGCACCTGGGCGCCGCCATCGCCGACGCCGACGCCGGGCTGTTCGAGGCCTACCGCGAGTTCGGCACCGATATCGGCATCGCCTTCCAGCTGCGCGACGACCTGCTCGGTGTCTTCGGCGACCCGGCCGTCACGGGCAAACCCTCCGGCGACGATCTGCGCGAAGGCAAGCGCACCGTGCTGCTCGCCGAGGCCCTGCGCCGCGCCGACGCCACCGACGTCGCCGCCGCGAAACTGTTGCGCACCAGCATCGGCACCGATTTGAGCGCCGACGACGTGGAGCGCCTGCGCGCCGTGCTCACCGAGCTCGGCGCGGTCGACGATGTGGAAGTCCGCATCGCCGACCTCACCGAACGCGGCCTCGCCGCCATCGAAACCTCATCCGCCACCGAATCCGCGAAACAGTCATTGCGCGCGATGGCACTCGCCGCAACCAGGAGGACCGCATGA
- a CDS encoding methylenetetrahydrofolate reductase, with product MTFDDLRRPPNVSGTPSVVQSLRSHGGRAVPFSVEFNPPRDAAAEARLWRAVREFERMHPAFVSMTYGAGGSTRDRTVRVTGQLAQETILLPVAHLTAVGHSVAELRSLVGAYADSGIKNILVLRGDPPGDPLGEWEKHPQGVAYAEELVRIVRDLGDFHVGVASFPQGHHRSPSLDHDTEHLAAKLRAGAEYSITQMFFDVEHYLRLRDRLAAFDPIEAEKPIIPELMPVTSLRTVARAEELCGRSLPAHVLERLHKAAGDGADENRAAVREVGIEIATEMGQRLIAEGAPCLHFITLNFAKATSEVLTNLGYGVKATPLSA from the coding sequence GTGACTTTCGATGACTTGCGGCGGCCACCGAACGTCTCTGGAACACCTTCGGTTGTACAGAGCTTGCGATCGCACGGCGGCCGCGCCGTGCCCTTCTCGGTGGAATTCAATCCGCCCCGTGACGCCGCCGCCGAGGCCCGGCTGTGGCGCGCGGTGCGCGAATTCGAGCGCATGCACCCGGCCTTCGTGTCCATGACCTACGGCGCGGGCGGCTCCACCCGCGACCGCACCGTGCGAGTCACCGGTCAGCTGGCGCAGGAGACGATCCTGCTGCCGGTGGCCCACCTGACCGCCGTCGGGCACAGCGTTGCCGAATTGCGGTCACTGGTCGGCGCTTACGCCGACTCCGGAATCAAGAACATTCTGGTGCTGCGCGGCGACCCGCCGGGCGATCCGCTCGGCGAGTGGGAAAAACACCCGCAGGGCGTGGCCTACGCCGAGGAACTGGTGCGCATCGTGCGCGATCTCGGCGACTTCCACGTCGGTGTCGCCTCGTTCCCGCAGGGCCACCATCGGTCGCCGAGCCTGGACCACGACACCGAGCACCTGGCCGCGAAACTGCGAGCGGGCGCGGAGTATTCGATCACCCAGATGTTCTTCGACGTCGAACACTATCTGCGGCTGCGGGATCGGCTCGCCGCGTTCGACCCGATCGAGGCGGAGAAGCCGATCATTCCGGAGTTGATGCCGGTCACCTCGTTGCGCACGGTCGCGCGCGCCGAGGAGCTGTGCGGGCGGTCGCTGCCCGCGCACGTACTGGAGCGGTTGCACAAGGCCGCCGGTGACGGCGCGGACGAGAACCGGGCCGCGGTGCGCGAGGTCGGTATCGAGATCGCCACCGAGATGGGGCAGCGTCTGATCGCCGAGGGCGCGCCCTGTCTGCACTTCATCACGCTGAACTTCGCGAAGGCGACCAGTGAGGTGCTCACCAACCTCGGCTACGGGGTGAAGGCGACGCCGCTCAGCGCATAA
- a CDS encoding CocE/NonD family hydrolase: MTTTPPSRGARWLIAGLTALVTAALAGAPPAQATPAGEPQWAALHDGPQQYPSIHIDWDVPITMSDGTVLKANVYRPADANGPVTTPLPTIVNLTPYTKLLSMIAQTALSVPVLSDAVTGVFRDFSLNGTPLEGLTDQTRTLGGGFGRAFAADPNLIRSGYVQVVADVRGTGFSQGIWEPWGPKDQADTPEVIAWAAAQQWSDGKIGMTGASYSGINQVQAAAKQPPALKAIVPLVPGNDLVHDMIAPGGGAIGILAPYLLAVNLLKLTPDMVSIALGKFDTQWLADRLRSPMSFLDIAIATLTTTSFDAVPPELELVLDPASPIRQAWLGHPDRITVPTMVIGGWHDNFANGEPRIYQDIPLPPGQKQLVMGNSYHVSAGFDMRGRDGEPPRIDVLTRAWFDKWLKGIDNGIDRYGPVTMWQQGTGWTTAADFPRPGHTHQRMYLSAAASGTTNTSVHDGSLSAGAPSDTRRLTVAPGLASLCSADAAQGTAGILVFTGCGKDARVQELQGLTFTSAPVAEPTTISGPIAVHLNTIHDATDGFWTVTVNDVAPDGRSTTLSTGQLMASLRTLDENRSARSANGDYSDPYPIMSLPERLPIVPGQATQLDIGLAPTDAILKPGHRLRVDIFASNYPKGLPIRPFLDATELKPQHLQLDPAAPSYVNVPIAGNPGW; this comes from the coding sequence ATGACGACAACTCCCCCAAGCCGCGGCGCCCGCTGGTTGATCGCCGGGCTCACCGCGCTGGTCACCGCCGCCCTGGCCGGCGCGCCGCCCGCCCAGGCCACGCCGGCCGGTGAACCGCAATGGGCGGCGCTGCACGACGGGCCGCAGCAGTATCCGTCGATTCACATCGACTGGGATGTTCCGATCACTATGAGCGACGGCACCGTCCTGAAGGCGAACGTCTACCGCCCCGCCGACGCGAACGGGCCGGTCACCACGCCGCTGCCGACGATCGTCAACCTCACGCCGTACACCAAGCTGCTCTCGATGATCGCGCAGACAGCGCTGTCGGTCCCCGTGCTCTCGGACGCGGTGACCGGCGTCTTCCGCGACTTCAGCCTGAACGGCACCCCGCTGGAAGGCCTGACCGACCAGACCCGCACCCTCGGTGGCGGTTTCGGACGCGCCTTCGCCGCGGATCCGAACCTGATCCGCAGCGGTTACGTCCAGGTCGTCGCCGACGTGCGGGGAACTGGTTTCTCCCAAGGTATTTGGGAGCCGTGGGGCCCGAAGGACCAGGCCGACACCCCGGAGGTGATCGCCTGGGCCGCCGCACAACAGTGGTCCGACGGCAAGATCGGCATGACCGGAGCCTCCTACTCCGGCATCAACCAGGTGCAGGCCGCGGCGAAGCAACCGCCCGCGCTGAAAGCCATTGTCCCCCTGGTGCCCGGCAACGATCTGGTGCACGACATGATCGCCCCGGGCGGCGGCGCCATCGGCATCCTCGCGCCCTACCTGCTCGCGGTGAACCTGCTCAAACTCACCCCCGATATGGTGTCCATCGCCCTGGGTAAGTTCGACACCCAGTGGCTGGCCGACCGGCTGCGCAGCCCGATGTCGTTCCTGGACATCGCGATCGCGACCCTGACCACCACCTCCTTCGACGCCGTCCCACCGGAACTGGAGCTGGTGCTCGACCCCGCCAGCCCGATCCGGCAGGCCTGGCTCGGGCATCCAGACCGAATCACGGTGCCGACCATGGTGATCGGCGGCTGGCACGACAACTTCGCCAACGGCGAGCCCCGCATCTATCAGGACATCCCGCTACCGCCCGGGCAGAAGCAGCTGGTGATGGGCAACAGCTACCACGTGAGCGCCGGCTTCGACATGCGCGGCCGCGACGGCGAACCGCCGCGCATCGATGTGCTGACGCGGGCCTGGTTCGACAAGTGGCTCAAGGGCATCGACAACGGCATCGACCGCTACGGCCCGGTCACCATGTGGCAGCAAGGCACGGGCTGGACCACCGCGGCGGACTTCCCGCGCCCGGGCCACACGCACCAGCGGATGTACCTGTCGGCGGCGGCGAGCGGCACCACGAACACCAGCGTGCACGACGGAAGCCTCAGTGCCGGAGCGCCTTCGGACACCAGACGGCTCACGGTCGCGCCCGGCCTGGCGAGCCTGTGCTCCGCGGATGCCGCGCAAGGCACCGCGGGCATCCTGGTGTTCACCGGCTGCGGTAAGGACGCCAGAGTACAAGAGCTACAAGGGCTCACGTTCACCAGCGCGCCGGTCGCGGAACCGACCACGATCTCCGGACCGATCGCGGTACACCTCAACACGATCCACGACGCGACCGATGGATTCTGGACGGTGACCGTCAACGATGTCGCGCCCGACGGACGTTCGACCACGTTGAGCACCGGACAGCTGATGGCCTCGCTGCGCACCCTGGACGAAAACCGCAGCGCCCGTTCGGCGAACGGCGACTACTCCGACCCCTACCCGATAATGTCGCTGCCCGAGCGGTTGCCGATCGTGCCGGGTCAAGCCACCCAGCTCGATATCGGCCTGGCGCCTACCGACGCCATCCTGAAGCCAGGGCATCGGCTGCGGGTGGACATCTTCGCGAGCAACTACCCCAAGGGTCTGCCGATCCGGCCGTTCCTGGATGCGACGGAGTTGAAGCCGCAGCATCTGCAACTGGACCCGGCCGCACCGAGCTACGTCAACGTGCCGATCGCCGGAAACCCCGGCTGGTGA
- a CDS encoding LLM class flavin-dependent oxidoreductase produces MSVPLSILDLSPISTGSTAQQALRNTIDLAQHAEQWGYHRYWLAEHHFVAVASSSSTTLIGLVAAATSRIRVGSAAVQVGHHTSASIVEAFGTIDALYPGRLDLGLGRSGHRKAQYGSEPTHPKRARPVVDTATGRTEVRDGVVIPPPFDPGRVADRSKYLAGLHLLHQEGAQPQDFTEQVDDIRALLAGTYTTPDGFALHAVPGEGAQVEVWLFGSSGGASAELAGRLGLPFAAAYHVAPGTALDAVDSYRAAFRPSAQLPEPYVVLSADVVVAETDSTAKHLAATYGHWVHGIRSGAGAPEYPDPDTSGPLTADQERLVADRTSTQFVGSPATVTERLAALQRVSGADELLITSVTHDHADRLESHRLLAEAWGTRAARAA; encoded by the coding sequence ATGAGCGTGCCCCTGTCGATCCTCGACCTGTCCCCCATCAGTACCGGTTCCACCGCGCAGCAGGCGCTGCGCAACACCATCGATCTGGCCCAGCACGCCGAACAGTGGGGCTACCACCGGTATTGGCTCGCCGAACACCATTTCGTCGCGGTCGCGAGCTCGTCCTCGACGACTCTGATCGGGCTGGTCGCCGCGGCCACCTCCCGGATCCGGGTCGGGTCGGCGGCCGTGCAGGTCGGTCACCACACCTCGGCGTCGATCGTGGAGGCGTTCGGCACCATCGACGCGCTCTACCCGGGCCGGCTCGATCTCGGCCTCGGGCGTTCCGGTCACCGGAAGGCCCAATACGGTTCGGAGCCAACCCATCCCAAGCGGGCGCGTCCGGTGGTCGACACCGCCACCGGACGCACCGAAGTGCGCGACGGCGTGGTGATACCGCCGCCGTTCGATCCGGGCCGGGTCGCCGATCGCTCCAAATATCTCGCGGGACTGCATCTCCTGCATCAGGAGGGTGCGCAGCCGCAGGACTTCACCGAGCAGGTGGACGACATCCGCGCGCTGCTGGCGGGGACTTACACGACACCGGACGGCTTTGCGCTGCACGCGGTTCCGGGCGAGGGCGCGCAGGTCGAGGTATGGCTGTTCGGCAGTTCGGGCGGAGCGAGCGCGGAACTCGCCGGGCGCCTGGGTCTTCCGTTCGCGGCGGCCTATCACGTCGCGCCGGGCACCGCTCTGGACGCGGTCGATTCCTACCGGGCGGCCTTCCGCCCGTCGGCGCAATTGCCCGAACCGTACGTGGTGCTGTCCGCGGACGTCGTGGTAGCCGAAACCGACTCGACGGCAAAGCATCTGGCCGCCACCTACGGCCACTGGGTGCACGGCATCCGGAGCGGGGCGGGCGCGCCGGAATACCCCGATCCGGACACCAGCGGCCCGCTCACCGCCGATCAGGAACGATTGGTGGCGGACCGGACGTCCACCCAGTTCGTCGGCTCGCCTGCCACGGTGACCGAACGCCTCGCCGCCTTGCAGCGCGTGAGCGGCGCGGACGAACTGCTGATCACCAGCGTCACCCACGACCACGCCGACCGCCTGGAATCGCATCGGCTGCTCGCCGAGGCCTGGGGTACCCGCGCCGCCCGGGCGGCCTGA
- a CDS encoding DUF1684 domain-containing protein: MTTSTATEFDTTWALWHHAREDQLRDPLGFLSLTALHWLTDQPERLADVPGTWWVTEDKVFITAQPGDRLEFQGTGIAGVQILTPAEGAPGLEVRHGDRILEVIRRTGRYAVRVHDPKSPALLAFEGIPAYAPDPRWVVTGHYRPFDVPRTLTTGAVVDGLEHHHTATGTIEFTIGAVTEQVVAFGNGDDLRVLFTDATSGVTTYPAARAVAVGAPDPDGTVHLDFNRSANLPCAFTDFATCPIAPEQNRLRVAVEAGEQHPKLGLGDRL, from the coding sequence ATGACCACAAGCACCGCAACCGAATTCGACACCACCTGGGCACTGTGGCACCACGCCCGGGAAGATCAGCTGCGCGATCCGCTCGGCTTCCTCAGCCTCACGGCGCTGCACTGGCTGACCGACCAGCCCGAGCGACTGGCGGACGTGCCGGGCACCTGGTGGGTCACCGAGGACAAGGTCTTCATCACCGCCCAGCCCGGTGACCGGCTCGAGTTCCAAGGCACCGGGATCGCCGGCGTCCAGATCCTCACCCCCGCCGAGGGCGCTCCGGGACTGGAAGTGCGGCACGGGGATCGGATCCTGGAGGTGATCCGCCGCACCGGCCGGTACGCGGTGCGCGTGCACGATCCGAAGTCCCCGGCCCTGCTCGCCTTCGAGGGCATCCCCGCTTACGCACCGGATCCGCGCTGGGTGGTGACCGGTCACTACCGGCCCTTCGACGTACCCCGCACCCTCACCACCGGCGCGGTCGTCGACGGCCTGGAACACCACCACACCGCCACGGGCACCATCGAATTCACGATCGGCGCGGTGACCGAGCAGGTCGTGGCCTTCGGCAACGGCGACGATCTGCGCGTGCTGTTCACCGATGCGACCAGCGGCGTGACCACCTATCCGGCGGCCCGCGCGGTCGCGGTCGGCGCACCCGATCCCGACGGCACGGTCCACCTCGATTTCAACCGGTCGGCGAATCTGCCGTGCGCCTTCACCGATTTCGCGACCTGCCCGATCGCGCCCGAGCAGAACCGCTTGCGCGTGGCCGTCGAAGCGGGCGAACAGCATCCGAAGCTGGGCCTGGGTGATCGGCTATGA
- a CDS encoding NtaA/DmoA family FMN-dependent monooxygenase (This protein belongs to a clade of FMN-dependent monooxygenases, within a broader family of flavin-dependent oxidoreductases, the luciferase-like monooxygenase (LMM) family, some of whose members use coenzyme F420 rather than FMN.): MTPRKQVHLAAHFPGVNNTTVWADPDSKSQIDFSSFAHLARTAERGLFDFFFLAEGLRLREHRDRIHDLDVVGRPDTFTVLNALAGVTEKLGLAGTINTTFNEPFELAKQFASLDHLSGGRAAWNAVTSSDAFTGENFRRGGYLEHSQRYQRAAEVVQATRALWDSWPDDALVVDRAAGVFAHDVPETQVRTSQFDITGRFVLPPSPQGYPVQLQAGDSDDGREFGAATADAIFTGHGTLEAGQRFYADLKGRLAKYGRTPDELKILPAATFVLGDTEADAHDRARHIRLQQVGPQTAIAFLEQVWGRDLSGYDPDGPLPEVEPADNVDITRGRVRHAKDPRAVAQAWRAKAEAENLTIRELIIEVTARQQFVGTPAQVAAQIDEHVQADAADGFILVPHLTPGGLDEFVDRVVPELQERGSFRTEYTGSTLRDHLGLRPPRTAHRSTAHEGARAS, from the coding sequence ACACCACTGTCTGGGCTGACCCGGACTCCAAGAGCCAGATCGACTTCTCCTCGTTCGCGCATCTGGCCCGCACCGCCGAGCGCGGACTGTTCGACTTCTTCTTCCTGGCCGAGGGATTGCGGCTGCGTGAGCACCGCGACCGCATCCACGACCTCGACGTGGTGGGCCGCCCGGACACCTTCACCGTGCTGAACGCGCTCGCCGGGGTCACCGAGAAGCTGGGCCTGGCGGGCACCATCAACACCACGTTCAACGAACCCTTCGAACTGGCAAAGCAATTCGCCTCGCTCGATCACCTCTCGGGTGGGCGGGCCGCGTGGAACGCCGTCACTTCCTCCGACGCGTTCACCGGCGAGAACTTCCGCCGCGGCGGGTATCTGGAGCACAGTCAGCGCTACCAGCGCGCCGCCGAGGTCGTGCAGGCGACCCGGGCGCTGTGGGACAGCTGGCCCGACGACGCCCTGGTCGTGGACCGCGCAGCTGGCGTCTTCGCACACGACGTTCCCGAAACTCAGGTCCGCACTTCGCAATTCGACATCACCGGCCGATTCGTCCTGCCGCCGAGCCCACAGGGTTACCCGGTGCAGTTGCAGGCCGGTGATTCCGACGACGGCCGCGAATTCGGCGCCGCCACAGCCGATGCCATCTTCACCGGCCACGGCACCCTCGAAGCCGGCCAGCGCTTCTACGCCGACCTCAAGGGGCGGCTCGCGAAATACGGTCGCACGCCCGACGAACTGAAGATTCTGCCCGCCGCCACCTTCGTACTCGGCGACACCGAGGCCGACGCCCACGACCGGGCCCGCCACATCCGGCTGCAACAGGTGGGGCCGCAGACCGCCATCGCGTTCCTCGAACAGGTCTGGGGCCGTGACCTTTCCGGCTACGACCCGGACGGCCCGCTACCCGAGGTGGAACCGGCCGACAACGTCGACATCACCCGCGGCCGGGTCCGGCACGCCAAGGACCCGCGCGCGGTGGCCCAGGCCTGGCGCGCCAAAGCCGAGGCGGAGAATCTAACAATCCGCGAGCTGATCATCGAGGTGACCGCACGCCAGCAGTTCGTCGGCACACCCGCGCAGGTCGCCGCGCAGATCGACGAGCACGTCCAGGCCGATGCCGCCGACGGCTTCATCCTCGTCCCGCACCTCACCCCCGGCGGTCTCGACGAATTCGTCGACCGCGTCGTCCCGGAGCTGCAGGAACGCGGCAGCTTCCGCACCGAGTACACCGGCTCGACCCTGCGCGACCACCTCGGTCTGCGCCCGCCCCGCACCGCCCACCGCAGCACCGCCCACGAAGGAGCACGAGCGTCATGA